The DNA sequence CAGCGGCAATTGATGCGGAAGCCAAACCATCGGAATAACCGTATTTACGCATCGGTGGCATAGCAACTTTTGCCATTGTCGCAGCTGTCGCAAGGCTTGATCCTGATATTGCAGAAAACCCCCCACACGCGGCAATAGTCGCCATTGCAAGACCGCCTCTCTTGTGTCCTAAAAAGGCATAACAAGCACGATACAGTTCCTGGGATAATCCGGCTTTGGTAATAAAATTCCCCATTAAAATAAACAGGGGGATAACAGAAAGACCATAAGATTGAGAGGTATCTATTAAACGGTTAGCACTGATTGACAGTGCCCCGCCAAAATTCCAATCGCCTAACGCTGAATAACCAATGAAACCAACAATCCCCATTGCAAAAGCAACGGGCATTCTCAGTAAAATCAATACCATTAACGCTGTGAATCCAATTAATGTAATTAGCATGCTTATCCCTGGTTTTTATATTGTTTATTAAGTGTTTCAGTTAAAACCAAAACAAGCGAGGTAATAGCTGTTAACCAACATGTTAACGCAAGGAAGTAAGTCAAGTAATAAACAGGTATTTCCAAATACAGCGTTATTTCATGATAACGCTGTGAACGTTCGGCAAGACCCCAAACCTTGCCACCTATAACAAAAAGACTCGTTGCAATAGCGATATTAAATACATTGTCACGAAATGTTTTAACCTTTTTCGGAATAAAAGAGTCCATAATGTCGACACTTATGTGCTCTTTACGCCATGTAATAATAGGCAGTGCAGAAAAAATCAAGCACCCGAGCAGGAGCCGAGTTAATTCTACACTTCCAATAAGAGGAGCAGAGAATAGATAGCGGCCAATAACATCGATACAGGTTATGGTCATTAATCCAAACAATACAAATGCAGTCAACAATTTGAGACATTTATCTAAAAACTCAGCGCCAACTTCCCAATATTTAATCATGTTTCCAATAAAAAAGGTCATATAACAATCCTATAAATCAATTGGTTGATAGTTCTCAGCTTCGTTTCTAAATGCCTTTAATGCGGCTTCTGCATCAACGCCTCGACTATTGGCTGATTTAATCCACTGCTCATCCATTCCTTTGATTTTTTCATTAAAATAGGCAATATCTTCTGCCGATGCGTCAATAACTTGACTGCCACTTGCAATGATATCTGCTTCGCCAATTTTATCAGCTTCAGCCCATGATCTGCCTGCAAGCGCAGATAAACGCTCTCCTGAAACGCTTCTAATCGCTGCTTGATCTTTTTCTGAAAGTCCATCCATAAAGTCAGGGCTTAAAAAGATACCAAATGAGCCAAGATATAAACCACCAGGTATTTTAAGAGTATAAGGTGCGACATCTTTAAACCGACCGACTTTCATCATATCCATTTGCATAAAAATACCATCAGCAACACCTTGAGAAAGCATCTCATATGCCTTGTTGGCAGGCGCATTCACGCCAATAATACCCAGGCGTTCGCCAATTTCACTCGCAGTACCACCGCCGACTCGAATTTTTTTATCTTTAAGTTCTTTAATTGAAGCTATCGGAGTGGTTGTATGAATTTGGGCTGGACCATGAACAAAAAGCCCCGCAACCTCAACACCATCATACTCGCCTGATTTTTGGAAAAATCTTTCGTTAATTCGCCAATGAGCGACAGATGCAGCCTCTGCGCCAACATCAGCGCCTGGCAGTTCTGCCATTTGCGGCAAAAGAAAGCGTCCGGGTAAATACCCGTGGAAAGTCCAAGATGCAGCAATCGCGCCATCTTCAACGAGATCAATCAAACTTTTAGGATGACCCACATCATACTCAAGTTTAATGGTGACTCGGCCATCCGTTGCCTCTTCAATCCAATTGCCCCAAGTAGGAAGCACATTTTGATTCATTGTATGAGTCGGACTTAGCCATGTCCCAACACGCAGTACATGCTCAGGGCCAGATGCCCATGACATGCTTGAAAAACAGACGTAGGTGACAAATCCTGTGATGCTGGTTTTTAACAGATTATTAAACATATTATATCCTTTAAGTTTTAATGTTGAAATAATATGACACAGGAAATATTAACAAGCAAAATAATAGAGTCATTTTTGTTTGTAAAATGTAGCGTAAATGTTACATTTGTGATCAAAGGTAACAATTAGACGAAAACGAAGTTTTAACGTTCAGATGAAAAATAAGTTTTAACCTTAAAAAGTGACAACGCACAATAGGGCAATAAGATTTCATTCATAATCAATAGGAATAAAATAATGCAGAAACTACACAGTTACGTTATGGGAAATTGGTATTACGGAAAAAACAAACCGCGAGTAACGTCTAGCGCACTCACTAATGAAGGACTTTATGAGCTGGACAGTTCTGGTATTGACAATGCGGCAATGCTTGAATACGGTAGAAAAAAAGGCAGTAAAGCATTGGCTTCAATGACATTTCTTGAACGAGGAAATATGTTAAAAGAGGTTGCTAAATACATACTGGCTCATAAAGAAGAGCTCTATGCACTGTCGGCACAGACGGGTGCAACACGTGTTGATTCATGGGTCGATATTGAAGGTGGCGCTGCAACTTTTTTTAATAATTCAGGTCTTGCTAATCGCGAATTACCCAATGAAACCATCTGGGCAGAAGATGATTTAATCCCGCTATCTAAAAGTGGCTCATTTGCAGCACGACATATTCTGACTTCAAAACCGGGTGTCGCAATCCATATCAATGCATATAATTTCCCCTGCTGGGGTATGTTAGAAAAGCTTGCCCCAACCTGGCTTGGTGGAATGGCTGCCATTATTAAACCCGGTTCTGAATCTGCATTTTTAACCCAGGCCATGGTTAAAATGATCGTTGAGAGCGGTCTGGTACCAGAAGGGGCCATTCAAGTTGTTTGTGGATCTGTTGGTAATTTACTCGATTGTGTTGATTATCAAGATGTCGTCACTTTTACAGGTTCAGCTAAAACCGGGCACATGTTACGAGCAACAGATAATCTGATTAAAAAATCAATTCCCTTCACCATGGAAGTTGACTCTATAAACTGCGCTGTCCTTGGCGATGATGTCACCATTGACTCACCCGAATTTAAGTTGTTTGTTAAAGAAGTTTGTCGTGAAATGACCATTAAAGCAGGACAAAAATGTACTGCTATTCGTCGTGCAATGGTGCCGTCCCACCTGCTTAGTGAAGCACGTGATGCAATAAAAATACGCCTTGAAAGAATAGTGGTCGGTGACCCAAGTATTAAAGACGTTACTATGGGACCGCTTATTAGTCAGTCTCAACTTGATGATGTTAAAGAAAAAGTAGCTTTACTAAGCCATGATTGTGAGATTGTTACCGGTGGTGATATGTTAAATTTCACGCCACAAGGCTCTGAAAATGGCGCTTATTTCCCACCCACATTATTAGTCTGTAATGAACCTCAAGCATCGACAACTATTCATGATGTTGAAGCCTTTGGCCCTGTTTGTACATTAATGCCATACCAGGATCGTGATTCTCTTACTGAGTTAATTGCCCTGGGTAAAGGCAGTCTTGTTGGCAGTCTTGTGACAGCATCAGGCAGCTTTGCATCAGAAATGGTAAGCCGAATCGGTCATCTGCACGGGCGCTTGCATATCCTAAATGCCGAATCATCTAAAGAATCGACAGGTCACGGCTCACCACTGCCGATGTTAATTCATGGTGGTCCTGGCCGTGCCGGCGGCGGGGAAGAAATGGGCGGGCTACGTGGTATTAAGCACTATATGCAACGTACTGCTATTCAAGGATCACCAACCATGATTGCGAGTGTAGGCAAAGAATGGGTTCGAGGCGCGCAAACAACAACCGATCTCGTCCATCCTTTTAAGAAATATTTTGAAAATATTGCCGTTGGCGAAAGCTTGAAAACCGCACGGCGTACCATAACAGAAACTGATATTGTTAACTTTGCCTGTTTAAGTGGCGATCATTTTTATGCGCACATGGATGATATTGCAGCAAAAGAATCGATGTTTGGTCAACGGGTTGCACATGGTTATTTTATTATTTCCGCCGCTGCTGGTTTATTTGTTGAAGCCGCTCCTGGTCCTGTTTTAGCAAACTATGGTATGGAAAGTCTCAGGTTTGTTGAAGCGGTCGCAATTGGCGATACTATTCAGGTAGTATTAACCTGCCAAAAGAAAACTAAAAAGCGCCAGAAGCTCGAAGAGGACACGCCTCAAGGTGTGGTTGCCTGGGATGTAGAAGTCACTAATCAACATGGTAACCCCGTTGCCCTTTATACAATACTAACCCTTGTCGCGCGGGAAAAGGGAGACTTTTAATGATTATCCCCAACAGATAATTATTATTTTAAACAGCTAATCATTATCGATTAGCTGTTTTTTTTACTTCAAAAAAAATATTAAAAACCGCCTCAATATTATCTCCCCCTTCTAATTACACTCAAAGTGTTAATTAAATGTTAATTTAAATCAATTAATGTGATCTTAAATGTTAATTCTATCTTGTTATTTAATCCATTAATGATACATTTATTAACACAAAAATAAATAAGCGTATCGCAACTGGAGGTTGATAGTGTCCTTAGATAATATTGCTTTTGAATCGAAAATTGAAAAAGAAATTCCAATCGAACCAAAAAATTGGATGCCGGAAAAGTATCGAAAAACATTAATTCGTCAGATTGGGCAGCATGCTCATTCGGAAATAATAGGCATGCTGCCTGAAGCAAATTGGATCACTCGTGCGCCTTCTTTACGACGCAAAGCGATATTACTTGCCAAGGTACAAGATGAAGCCGGCCACGGTATGTATCTTTATAGCGCAGCAGAAACACTGGGTGGAGATCGTTATGACCTTTACCAAAAAATGCTTAAAGGTGAGATGAAATATTCATCCATTTTCAACTACCCAACCTTAAACTGGGCAGATATTGGTGTTGTTGGTTGGTTAGTTGATGGCGCTGCCATTATTAATCAGGTTGCACTTTGCAGAACATCCTATGGACCCTATGCACGTGCAATGGTGAAAATTTGTAAAGAAGAGAGTTTTCACCA is a window from the Psychromonas ingrahamii 37 genome containing:
- a CDS encoding TRAP transporter substrate-binding protein, encoding MFNNLLKTSITGFVTYVCFSSMSWASGPEHVLRVGTWLSPTHTMNQNVLPTWGNWIEEATDGRVTIKLEYDVGHPKSLIDLVEDGAIAASWTFHGYLPGRFLLPQMAELPGADVGAEAASVAHWRINERFFQKSGEYDGVEVAGLFVHGPAQIHTTTPIASIKELKDKKIRVGGGTASEIGERLGIIGVNAPANKAYEMLSQGVADGIFMQMDMMKVGRFKDVAPYTLKIPGGLYLGSFGIFLSPDFMDGLSEKDQAAIRSVSGERLSALAGRSWAEADKIGEADIIASGSQVIDASAEDIAYFNEKIKGMDEQWIKSANSRGVDAEAALKAFRNEAENYQPIDL
- the paaA gene encoding 1,2-phenylacetyl-CoA epoxidase subunit PaaA — encoded protein: MSLDNIAFESKIEKEIPIEPKNWMPEKYRKTLIRQIGQHAHSEIIGMLPEANWITRAPSLRRKAILLAKVQDEAGHGMYLYSAAETLGGDRYDLYQKMLKGEMKYSSIFNYPTLNWADIGVVGWLVDGAAIINQVALCRTSYGPYARAMVKICKEESFHQRQGYEAVTVLAKGTKEQKQMLQDAINRWWWPVLTMFGPSDDNSPNSEQSMAWKIKLLSNDELRQKFVNNTVHQVEALGMDIPDSDLKWNESSNQFDHGEIDWNEFMEVIKGNGICNHERIQAKQRAWDDGEWVREAATAYANKQQQKSA
- a CDS encoding TRAP transporter small permease, whose protein sequence is MTFFIGNMIKYWEVGAEFLDKCLKLLTAFVLFGLMTITCIDVIGRYLFSAPLIGSVELTRLLLGCLIFSALPIITWRKEHISVDIMDSFIPKKVKTFRDNVFNIAIATSLFVIGGKVWGLAERSQRYHEITLYLEIPVYYLTYFLALTCWLTAITSLVLVLTETLNKQYKNQG
- the paaZ gene encoding phenylacetic acid degradation bifunctional protein PaaZ; this encodes MQKLHSYVMGNWYYGKNKPRVTSSALTNEGLYELDSSGIDNAAMLEYGRKKGSKALASMTFLERGNMLKEVAKYILAHKEELYALSAQTGATRVDSWVDIEGGAATFFNNSGLANRELPNETIWAEDDLIPLSKSGSFAARHILTSKPGVAIHINAYNFPCWGMLEKLAPTWLGGMAAIIKPGSESAFLTQAMVKMIVESGLVPEGAIQVVCGSVGNLLDCVDYQDVVTFTGSAKTGHMLRATDNLIKKSIPFTMEVDSINCAVLGDDVTIDSPEFKLFVKEVCREMTIKAGQKCTAIRRAMVPSHLLSEARDAIKIRLERIVVGDPSIKDVTMGPLISQSQLDDVKEKVALLSHDCEIVTGGDMLNFTPQGSENGAYFPPTLLVCNEPQASTTIHDVEAFGPVCTLMPYQDRDSLTELIALGKGSLVGSLVTASGSFASEMVSRIGHLHGRLHILNAESSKESTGHGSPLPMLIHGGPGRAGGGEEMGGLRGIKHYMQRTAIQGSPTMIASVGKEWVRGAQTTTDLVHPFKKYFENIAVGESLKTARRTITETDIVNFACLSGDHFYAHMDDIAAKESMFGQRVAHGYFIISAAAGLFVEAAPGPVLANYGMESLRFVEAVAIGDTIQVVLTCQKKTKKRQKLEEDTPQGVVAWDVEVTNQHGNPVALYTILTLVAREKGDF